The Primulina huaijiensis isolate GDHJ02 chromosome 9, ASM1229523v2, whole genome shotgun sequence genomic interval tgtacaagacattgtataaatcaaagtcttctagtggatcctacccgaggtggtagaaggggtgacgtaggagcagttgaagtctctgaacatccatgaACATTTCTTGTGTACTTTACTgcttaaattttgtttttaaattgatttgatcagttcgagcagttatcagttcagttctcacaatAACTGAACTTATATATGCAAAAATAGATtccccttatttcagttattcagtttacacaagttaaaaggctttcaaattaATCAGCTTTCTACAGAAGGAttatttcaagtattttccgcttggtttaacaccaaactcgatttaattaattggtgtttacattcttagaatacgagctattgcagctcattgagaatattgtgtttgaagtacCTTCGCAGGTGTTAGAACTGATCTATCAATTAGTATTAGAACTAGTTATTCTAAGAAAGACATTTGAAAgcagatattttaaaatatgtttaaaaatgttatttaaaatggatttcaaaatcctcttaaaaattttatatgagtttACCGTGGGAAGAGAGAAGATTGTTGGATCTGCAACTAACATTGTAGCAACTTCTCTCGACTCCGGATTTTGTTGCTTTAGCAACTTGCAAAGTTTTGAGTCCAAATTGACGGCAGAATAGCTAAAATGATCGGTGGACAAGATTTCAGTTTCTAGCCTACCAGTTCAGCTGATGAACAGACGAAATCCAGCTAAGCtgaaatgttggatgattaggagcttaatcatcagcaGTATATCGTCGCTCCATTGTCATATTAGATCAAAAtagatgatcaatgcggttcagcatcagttgagtccagtttgaGTCAGCTCGACCAGTTAGACAACACAAATATTATGTCCAAGGCAAATTAGCTGCTCTTCTGGCAAAAAGAGACCCAAGATCAATGTAGCATTTAAAAGCATTCAAGGCAACCCGTTATTGGTATAATCAGTTCTTGTATGTATAAACTGACACATGTTGGTATAATCAGTTcttgtatgtatgtataatcagtttgatgttatttaaaatttgctattgtagtagcaattCCCTTACACATGTTGGTGTGCTTAATGTATAATACAAGGGAcacttatttgattaaataaacatcatgtttatccagttagtttgaatgtaactgaactgatattttCAGTTAATGTGTTGCTTAAATTGCTTGAATATTAAAAGATGCTAAAACTTCATTAAATCgcgtaaataattatatttttaagggagaatttttaattcagttcttgagggtgagttttctttaaaattatcccCGAACTGAAAAttgttttaaactcgttttgaaTTCAGTTTTTGACAGGGAGTTTTCTTATCCTTCAAACTGAAAAATTCTTTTTAATCGCCTTAAATGTTTTTGATTCTCACAAAGGAGGAgaatcaatattaaattttaattttttttaattttataaattgtgTTAATTGCTCATGTTTTGTGATCGTCAAAAAggaggagattgttggaacatttcatgttcgcgatcttattttgatgttaacaaaacttgttattttgtttctaataaatttacctaagtgcgcagaagctgaaactgatcaagatTCGAATTGATCagttatcgagccaaaactgaagctatcgagacgcaaactgaaagcgcCAACTGATTATACAAACTGAACTAGTTCATTTGATATATCAAAAGACCAGTTCAAATGATTGACCAGCTGATAGGCAGTTCaacagaagaccttcagaagcctggccatctgatgaagagctcaactaaTAAAGAGCCTAGCTGACCAGCTCAACTGAAGCAGCGAAATCAGCGAACATCCATGAACATATCTTATGTACTTAACTGCTTAACTTTTGTTtttaaactgatttgatcagttcgagcagttatcagttcagttctcatcataactgaactgatatatgcaagaactgattccccttatttcagttattctatttacacaagttaaaaggctttcaaattaattagttttcttaaaaaaggattatttcgagtattttccgcttgatttaacaccaaactcgatttaattcatcggtgtttacattcttagaacacgagctattgagctcattgagaatattgtgctTGAACtttgaagcaccttcgcagGTGTTAGAACCGATCCATCAGTACTTTTTCTCTAAAGATAGCCCGAAAGCTATGAATATATATGTTAAGTGTGAGGTTTTTCGTAACTAATCTTGAAAGCTTGAATTCAAAAATTCACTCAGAATGATTGTGCGCAAAGTCTTTTTCTCAACTGAACTCTTCAGATATTTATAGGTTTTGCTttcaacggtaatattgaatgcatttaaatgacttatatccgttgatttgtccTCTCTGAAcgtgtcaacattcttctgacaatagtacaCTGTGTCATTCTGATATGCAGCTCTCCCACTACAAGTTACAGTTTGCTTTGTAAAAATTGTCGGTTGTTGGCTACGCTTCAGCTGATGACGTGTTCGAATGATTATTATTGGAGTATATAGTCGATTAGTTGAGCTGACTATATAACTGAGCTATCTTAACTGATAATTCAGTTATCTTCACATATTCAGTTTGCTTTTATCAGTTCGATTGCCTTCGATTATTTAGCACATTATTTATCAGTTCGTGCAACTTCAGTTCAGGTGATTTCAGTTCGAACAAGTTCAGTTAAGCCGATCAGTTCTGCAATCTTCAATcgttaatttgtcaaactccgaaattccaacaacattttattattatttcttaaaaaactaataaagtatataaaaaaatttcaagatgtgcataaaaatagagaaattatttgtgaaaattttcaatattacacaaaaatgattttaaatttatggcataaaaaaatagttttatagTGGGGAAAAAAAGACACATGATCGTCATATGAAATAAGTAGGTGGTTGAGAAATTTCATTGTCAGGAAAGTGTATTATAGTAAAATAAACAATGTTAGggaattaaacaaaaaattaaatttaaacaattagatttaaaaaaataaattaaaatccttttatatatatatatataacaaaccAATATAATCAAATTAACTACTCAATTTCTTTAtctcctcaaaatatttttcataatattatcattctcacataggggtgtcaaaatcaaaCATGATCCGCCAACCCGACACGGTTCAacccaaaaaaatcaagtttgagtTTCGGATTTTTGGGTTCGAGTCAAATctggttggacccgatagctgacccgaaaaaatgaTCTGGTTGGGTTGGGTTTGGCCGAGTTGACccgaaatttttaattttttttcaaaaaaatataattaataaatattgcctacatttttatatattatatgtctgaaaaatatttattgtatatttatatcataaattttcataatttaatatttattttgaacattttttattttttaaacaattgtttatttgatttagtaaatatataatatttttctacaattagactttcaaatttaaatcatatatacgagGGAGATTttgtaattatgtgtttaaattaaaatattatttttttaattttatttaattttattttaaaaaattttttaaaaaaaatcaaaatcggcTTAATCGGGTTGATTTGGGTTCGAGTtcgggttgagagttttcgTATTGaccaatttttgaatagtactattgttCAACCCGACCTAACCTATCAAACCCACCCGAATTGTCACCCTTATTCCACAATATAGGAGGACTCAAGATGGGAAGAAGCCCACGTTTTCAATGGAAAAGTAGGGGAACTTGGTTGATCAAcaaccattaaaaaaaaaaggaaaaaataaacaAGCAAGGAGATTCTTaactttctagaaaaaaaaaaaaatattgtcattTAAGCAAACTTTagcaataaattataattttaataattctaaaaataaatgtatttatGTCCACGGCGTGTCACCTTTCCCAACGAAATTCATTCCGAATGTCGAGTCGTGAACCCAAAGCGATTGacatttattttcatattcaaTCGGTACATTTTGAATCAGGCAAATCCGCACAAAATCAaagttttgaaattatatttttgggtcTTTTATCATTAGGGAAAAAAACACGCGCTAGAAACATAAGGTTGTATTTGtggagatgaatttgaaatccatgaatttcgattatagttttatGTTGCGTTTGGATTGAAGTATTTGAATgaattttgatttcaaatacATACAAGAAATCCATTGTTATATTTATTTGGGaagaattgattaaataatctcggtcaactatttttttaataaaataatctcCTTAATTGTACTagttatatataatttgttgctttaattttaaattcattattcaatctataatttcaaatttgaaagtCCTCATACAAATTCAAATCCATAGATCCAATtagcatattaattaattaaacagaatagaataaataaatttaaatgaatttgaaatgatgATAATTAACATCAAATAGATATATGTAAATTTCATTTGAAATGTATGCAACCTAAAAGGCTAAAACCATTCTTAAATTCCATTCAAAGTCGACGTCGGATTTGATAATTATACTGTCCCATCGTTGTCATTCTGCCATTTGCTCATTTCTTTTTGAACAATCgttttcctcaattttatttttcttttttagcaTACATTTCCCCAATTTCGAACCCCAGAGAGCCCAAGTAGCGAGAATTAAGTGGCATGGCTGTGTTGCTGGATCCCGATACTTCGGAGCTGATTTTTCAGTGTAAGTTTTTCAATTGTCTACTAATGCGATTGGAAATTTGATCAGATGGGTTTTGGACTTTTGACCAATTTTTGTTCTTGGTTTCATCAGTTGAGGGGCACAAGCAGTTATCTTCTTCGATCAGATTGAGGAATACGATTGAGAAACATGTCGCTTTTAAGGTGCTCCACATGTTcttatatttgtattttatgATGATGGTGATTTCAGTCGAATATAGAATCAacgttatttatttttaacatattattgCTTTATTGGGTTACCATCTTGATCACAATCATGATTAAAGGTATGTTTCAAAAGTTCATTCTAGGTCCCATGTGTGGAAGGTTGTATTTTTAGGTCTCTTGTCTCTGTTTGTTGACAATGGATAATGGATTTTAGTACTTTATCTAGTTGGAGTACCAATTTTGGTGCCATAACTGTGTACTTATGATTAATCTCAGCcctctaaaaattatttgtgTAACTATTGTGGATAATCACTTGTCTTATTTAAatgatcaataataattatgataCTAGTCATATAACAATTTGATTACTCTTTTTTCTAGATTCATGTATGTTGTTAATACATTAACTAAGAAATTTAAGCATATAATTACTAATTAGCTTTCTGCGATTGAATGAAGAGtggaattattattttttcattaagaAATGACTAAAAAAGATTATCTTTAATAGTTGTATGATAATTTTAGTACTCCGATGAATTCAAGATAAAACATGATGCACCCGCATACTTAAGGGACCTAAAATGAAGTTTTATCCATAATAGTTACGGACGATGTATAGGGTTGTATACGGCCTCGAATCTAGGGGATGGAAGCTAAACCATGTTTCTTGGTGCAAActcttttttgtaaaaaatgtataaatatgggaaaaaaaatatctttggtGCAACTAACCAACTAACTTGTTACCTGCTGCTCCCCTTTCTCATTAAAATTTCAGATTCAATGCACAAGATCGAGACGGTATGGTGTTAAGCCCTGGATTGGAATTCTTTCTCCTGGGGGATGTTGTGAGGTTACAGGTTGTTTTAGCTTTTTCCACACGAGTTCTTTTGGCTTTTATCTTATAAGGATATATTGTGGGGATGGAAATTTATATCTTTAGAAGagttaaatcttaaatttttagttttttcagTTAAGGTAGTTAGTTCAGTCTTCCCTCATTCCCTTGGGTTGTTGACATCTAGTTTCaagatccataaaaacttctttGGCCGaagcaaaattaaaatataatgctTGAGCATAAATTCTGTAGTGTTTACAACGCATGCTCCAAAGAGGGCTCCCACCAACATGCAGACTTGGGAGAGCAGGGACATATTCAAGATTCAAAGTGTTATTGCAAGGCCTGGTACAACCAAAGAAGATGCTCCCAATTTGGTATCTATAATTTGAGTTCATACCATTCTGATCTGTTATATGGGTTCATACTCCCATGCTCATTTTGTCTCATGCTTTAGCAATCAAAATCTTCTGTTTGAAATCGGTGCTCTACTTCGTATTTTATATTTGTAGTTATGATATGTGGAATGTTATTTCAAAGCTGGTGATCTGAGATGATGCTAGCAAGCACCATATTTCATCCCAACATTGAAAATCATGTCGCGTTATACAAATCGGGTCACAAGATATAATAACTTTTGAATTGTTAACTTTGTAGTTCAATTCGGCGGTAGCTCATATGATTGAAGAGAGCAGGCTTCAAGTGGTTTACACTTTACCACAAGCCCAAGTTGCACCCCTTGATACTCACAACTTAACAGAGTCTTCTTTGGCAACAATATCTGAGGTTAATTGAATTTTGGACAACTCTGTCTTCATGCTCCTTCATGTGTAGTAATTAGAGGGCGATGAAATTTTCTCCTTGCTCATTCTCCCATCAGAAACACCCAACAGAGCTAGTATAAATGTTAACCACACTTTTTTCTGTATTCCGGCAGGTCACCGACTCTGTTGTCAAAAACCAAAACAATGAATTACAGGTAAAAATCATCTCGCCCTTATCCCATTTCATTAGATTTGCATAATGACCTTggaaatatttatatgtatgaaaGCATTCTTTTAGCTAACCATTCATCATCTTATGCATTGACATCCAAGTTTACCTGGTTAGATTTCGAAAATTAAACGCGGTGAAGTGTCAATTATTTTAAACCAtggaataaatttattttgtcatttttgtTGTTGCGATGGTGGGACAACTATGGAATGCATACACACGCATCAAATCCATGAGaaacaattttataaatcatagtATGGAATGTGAAAGTCAaactaaaattaatttaatgtttTATCGAATATGCCCTACTACAATTTACCACAAGCAATTTTCCAATCCAATTTTACAATTCGTTCCACACCAAATTATCAGTCATCCAATAGCTATCCCATTCTTAAACCTTCTGTTCCTATTCAGCTGTATTCGAGACTAGGAAGTTAGCAAACCTTGAACTGAGCTACAAATGCCTTCAAGGGACTAAAATACATGATGGATTAAGTTTTTCCCCTTATGACAGGTTGATGAATCAGGGTCCATTGTTGAAGTGAGCACATCTCAACTGGTTCACAATTCGGTGAGGTGTAGGAACATTCAGATTGGTGCATTGATCTTGAAGTGTTTCATCTGCACTTTTATTGTTGTGGTATCCTACTACCTCATGAAGCAGACATTTTCTCTAATCAGGTATCCATCTattgttttagctttatttaTCTGTCCACCTTTCACATTAAGTTACTTCTTTAGAAAAACTGTGGATGCTAATAAgtcttaattataataaaatccataataattattttttcaagttTTCTTCTTCTGGGTATTAACTAAAATACGAAGTCATGTTTTTTGGATATAAACAGCCTCTCTCTTGAAAGTAAACTTCTGATATTTTCATATTGCAGTATATTGTCTGTGGAATATTTTCTTTATAACCAATCAAATAGCCTAATAATGAAATTGTTGATTTTGTATGAACATAAGTCTTGGATTCTAGTCACAACAGCGTTTAAGTCGGGACTATATATAAGAATTGAGATAGTATTTCTTGATATCTGATAGTTTATCTGTGGTGATACAATGTTGAGATATGATATTGGTTATGAATTAGGGTGTGCCGATCTCTGGTTTGAGCGTTTTGAATGTGTTGCTTGTCCCAGTGATTTCAGCATATTTAAATTTCGAAATCATTCATACACAATCAACCGGAATATGGTGTTTTTATGTAATCTGAGATACGTCTTGAAGTAAATTTAGATTCTTACTTGAATAAATTTATGCCCCGGCAGGACTTTGACGAAGTTGATGGTGATGTTAATGATGAAGATGGTCACTAAATTGGTGTCGGAGTCGATTGAAGATTGGGTAGCGAAGACTCTTATCTGTGTTTTTATGTCCCTCGTGTGCAAGTACGATCAAGTTATGGACCTAACAAACTGGAAGacaaaatttattcaaaatgCTAACAAACTGAAAGATAAAATGATAAACTTCAATCTGCTGTGTTTTTCTTGAATCTTCCATGCCGTTGATATACAATTGTATATCAACCTGAAGTGTATGTCAACCTGAAGTCGTTGCTGTTGCCTTGTTGGTCAGTCACAATATATAAATAGAGCTGAATCATTGTGGTGACATTGAAGAGATGAGATAATTTGTTGATAATCGAGATCGTATATACGGCCTCAACGATTGTACATACTGTCCTCGGGTGGTTTTGGGGCATAGAATTAGATCCTCCCACAGGGAAAAGAGAAATGTATGCGTAGGTTTTCCGACAATTCTCTAGAATTACTGGGTACTGGACACCATGGACTGATGTTTAACGTCTGGTGGCATTTGTttggttttctttattttgtgggggaaaaaagaaaagaaaaaatattttttgctgCTTTGTTTTGTgaataattttagaaaatttatggGATTATCCCCAAACTAATCCCCCATTTTGGGATAATGTTTTTACAATTGAACATCTAAAATTTATCaagatttattttgaatattctaGATTTGCGCCGAAGCTTGAgctttgaaattcgtcgatcgCTCCAGCGgtccaattttatttttcgGTTGCAAACCAATCTAGTCGGCATGTTAGCATGCTAAATGTTTCTGGTTTTAAATTAGTTCTTTGTTCACCAATTATTTTTCCACATGCTGAAAATGTTGATTCGGAAGTAGCACTTGAACTTTGAATAACTAAAACATCTTTTGCAATTTCCGCTAACATTGGATAAagttaagaatttatttttcatcaatCAAGAACATTGAAATTATCTATAGTCTCAACATATTAGTTTAGATAAATTTAGTTATTATCTTAATTTGTTGTTGTCGCCGGTTTTCCGTTGAACTTTTTTcgtttcaaactttgaaagaaatTGAGTGCTCTACTTTTTCTTTTCCCTGTCGGCATCTCCTCTGGCTGCACACTTGGTTCACATTGTTCACTACaatacaaatcaaacaattgtCGGAGAAAATACATGATTGACTtcttttgattgtcaaaattttTCCGAAGAAATTTagtaaaatattcaaaaaacatGTCTAGCTCACCTTGACTTTACTATGTTCAAGTAATGTTGCTAAGCCATGCACAATTAGAATATtctccaaatttttaaaaattttgttttctatatttgaaacaaaatcatgcataacgaCATCAACACAGTattcaattaatttataaaacatattgaaaaacaAAGGTAGAAACATGATTGAAGTAGAGTAGTTAATGCCAGAAAAAATTTGGttgcttctttaaaaatttctaacaaagaAACACAGTTATTCAAAAAATTCGAACCATTATCAGTCAACACTAAAGACTATACTGCAATATTATTGTAATATGTAgtaactaaatcttgaaaactTAACAAAGTATGAaacaaattatacaaaaaatttcatctaatttcaacaggaagaggaaatttttaaaatttaatctcGTTTGATTCGACTAGTGTTTTCCAATCATGTTCATGTCTCATTTCACTTaataatttcatatatattttgaaattttatactATAATAGACATATGTTCATCATATGCATATTTAACACATAAGTTGACAATATAACAGACACAACTCGTGAGAGGGCGGGAggtgatcgtcggtgccatgaggttgcacggacaatgagcgacTCCTGACAGGCTTCNattttttattttttaaacaattgtttatttgatttagtaaatatataatatttttctacaattagactttcaaatttaaatcatatatacgagGGAGATTttgtaattatgtgtttaaattaaaatattatttttttaattttatttaattttattttaaaaaattttttaaaaaaaatcaaaatcggcTTAATCGGGTTGATTTGGGTTCGAGTtcgggttgagagttttcgTATTGaccaatttttgaatagtactattgttCAACCCGACCTAACCTATCAAACCCACCCGAATTGTCACCCTTATTCCACAATATAGGAGGACTCAAGATGGGAAGAAGCCCACGTTTTCAATGGAAAAGTAGGGGAACTTGGTTGATCAAcaaccattaaaaaaaaaaggaaaaaataaacaAGCAAGGAGATTCTTaactttctagaaaaaaaaaaaaatattgtcattTAAGCAAACTTTagcaataaattataattttaataattctaaaaataaatgtatttatGTCCACGGCGTGTCACCTTTCCCAACGAAATTCATTCCGAATGTCGAGTCGTGAACCCAAAGCGATTGacatttattttcatattcaaTCGGTACATTTTGAATCAGGCAAATCCGCACAAAATCAaagttttgaaattatatttttgggtcTTTTATCATTAGGGAAAAAAACACGCGCTAGAAACATAAGGTTGTATTTGtggagatgaatttgaaatccatgaatttcgattatagttttatGTTGCGTTTGGATTGAAGTATTTGAATgaattttgatttcaaatacATACAAGAAATCCATTGTTATATTTATTTGGGaagaattgattaaataatctcggtcaactatttttttaagaaaataatctCCTTAATTGTACTagttatatataatttgttgctttaattttaaattcattattcaatctataatttcaaatttgaaagtCCTCATACAAATTCAAATCCATAGATCCAATtagcatattaattaattaaacagaatagaataaataaatttaaatgaatttgaaatgatgATAATTAACATCAAATAGATATATGTAAATTTCATTTGAAATGTATGCAACCTAAAAGGCTAAAACCATTCTTAAATTCCATTCAAAGTCGACGTCGGATTTGATAATTATACTGTCCCATCGTTGTCATTCTGCCATTTGCTCATTTCTTTTTGAACAATCgttttcctcaattttatttttcttttttagcaTACATTTCCCCAATTTCGAACCCCAGAGAGCCCAAGTAGCGAGAATTAAGTGGCATGGCTGTGTTGCTGGATCCCGATACTTCGGAGCTGATTTTTCAGTGTAAGTTTTTCAATTGTCTACTAATGCGATTGGAAATTTGATCAGATGGGTTTTGGACTTTTGACCAATTTTTGTTCTTGGTTTCATCAGTTGAGGGGCACAAGCAGTTATCTTCTTCGATCAGATTGAGGAATACGATTGAGAAACATGTCGCTTTTAAGGTGCTCCACATGTTcttatatttgtattttatgATGATGGTGATTTCAGTCGAATATAGAATCAacgttatttatttttaacatattattgCTTTATTGGGTTACCATCTTGATCACAATCATGATTAAAGGTATGTTTCAAAAGTTCATTCTAGGTCCCATGTGTGGAAGGTTGTATTTTTAGGTCTCTTGTCTCTGTTTGTTGACAATGGATAATGGATTTTAGTACTTTATCTAGTTGGAGTACCAATTTTGGTGCCATAACTGTGTACTTATGATTAATCTCAGCcctctaaaaattatttgtgTAACTATTGTGGATAATCACTTGTCTTATTTAAatgatcaataataattatgataCTAGTCATATAACAATTTGATTACTCTTTTTTCTAGATTCATGTATGTTGTTAATACATTAACTAAGAAATTTAAGCATATAATTACTAATTAGCTTTCTGCGATTGAATGAAGAGtggaattattattttttcattaagaAATGACTAAAAAAGATTATCTTTAATAGTTGTATGATAATTTTAGTACTCCGATGAATTCAAGATAAAACATGATGCACCCGCATACTTAAGGGACCTAAAATGAAGTTTTATCCATAATAGTTACGGACGATGTATAGGGTTGTATACGGCCTCGAATCTAGGGGATGGAAGCTAAACCATGTTTCTTGGTGCAAActcttttttgtaaaaaatgtataaatatgggaaaaaaaatatctttggtGCAACTAACCAACTAACTTGTTACCTGCTGCTCCCCTTTCTCATTAAAATTTCAGATTCAATGCACAAGATCGAGACGGTATGGTGTTAAGCCCTGGATTGGAATTCTTTCTCCTGGGGGATGTTGTGAGGTTACAGGTTGTTTTAGCTTTTTCCACACGAGTTCTTTTGGCTTTTATCTTATAAGGATATATTGTGGGGATGGAAATTTATATCTTTAGAAGagttaaatcttaaatttttagttttttcagTTAAGGTAGTTAGTTCAGT includes:
- the LOC140984172 gene encoding uncharacterized protein; this translates as MAVLLDPDTSELIFQFEGHKQLSSSIRLRNTIEKHVAFKIQCTRSRRYGVKPWIGILSPGGCCEVTVFTTHAPKRAPTNMQTWESRDIFKIQSVIARPGTTKEDAPNLFNSAVAHMIEESRLQVVYTLPQAQVAPLDTHNLTESSLATISEVTDSVVKNQNNELQVDESGSIVEVSTSQLVHNSVRCRNIQIGALILKCFICTFIVVVSYYLMKQTFSLIRTLTKLMVMLMMKMVTKLVSESIEDWVAKTLICVFMSLVCKYDQVMDLTNWKTKFIQNANKLKDKMINFNLLCFS